One Thermoanaerobacter pseudethanolicus ATCC 33223 genomic window, ATAATTGCCTTTGCCAACCAGCTTAAAAGTAAAGCAAAAGATGTTTCTACTTATATAAATTTATACAATACTTTTAAAGGAAAGTTGTACACTAATCTCAATTATGAGCAAATACTTGCCTTAATATACGCTGTTAAAGACATATCACCAGATTCGATAGAAAAATTCACAGTGCCAGGAGACTTTTATGATTTAAATGGAATAAGTTACTGGAAGCCAGATATGGAAAAATTAAACGAGGTGCTTCAAGAATTCACAAAATAAAGAGACGCAGCTAGAAGCGTCTCTTTATTTTGTGAAACCAACTTAGTTTCTTTTTTATTGGTTCTATCACTTCAATATCTTCACCATTAATCACTTTTTGACTATTACTAATCAAATAGTCTATGTAGGCATCTTCAATTCCTTCTTTTTTTAAAGTCTCTAAAGCTTTTGATATCTTAGGCGCTCTTCCCCTTGTTGTATGAGCATCAGAAGCTATAAAATGCACCATATTGTGTTTTATAAGCTCTAACGACTTATACCTTATCTCATCTCCAAACAAGCCTGTAATGCTTGTAGAATTAATTTGCATAAGCGCTCCTTCGTTAATTAACCTATATATTATATCAAAATCTCCTTTAACATATGAATATCTTTCTATGTGAGCTATAATAGGAGTAACTCCTATCACCTTAAAGTCAAATATTACATCCTCTATGTATTCCGGATAACTAGCTACCGGTAATTCTATCAAAATATATTTACCCATATCGTTTATTGACATAACTTCTCCTTTTTTATAACTTTCCACTAATGTAGGAGAAATAAAAGCTTCACACCCTGGAATTATCTTTAAATCTATGTGATTTTGAATTAAAAACTCATTTAACTGCTGACAAGCATTTAAAATACTCTCTTTTGATATTTCATGCTCATATTCTATATAATGAGGTGTCGCTACAATTGACTCTATACCATCTTGTACTGCAATAAGTGCCATTTCCTTGGAAATGTCCAAGGACTCAGCACCATCATCAAGATTAGGTAATATATGACAATGTATGTCCACCATTATCTTTTCCTTCTTTTCCTATGTTGTGGTTTATTATCATCATAATAATAGTAATAGTAGTATCCTCCATGACTTTCTTTTACTCTGTTGAGTACAACCCCAAGGATATTAGCTTTTACACTTTCTAAAATCTCTTTTGCTCGGCTAACTGCTCCAATCTCTGTCTTCCCAGCTTGTATAACAAGTATTACCCCATCAACAACAGGTGCTAATACTACTGCATCAGTTACAGTAACAACAGGAGGACTATCTATAAATACATAGTCGTAATTTTCTTGAATACT contains:
- a CDS encoding tyrosine-protein phosphatase, which codes for MVDIHCHILPNLDDGAESLDISKEMALIAVQDGIESIVATPHYIEYEHEISKESILNACQQLNEFLIQNHIDLKIIPGCEAFISPTLVESYKKGEVMSINDMGKYILIELPVASYPEYIEDVIFDFKVIGVTPIIAHIERYSYVKGDFDIIYRLINEGALMQINSTSITGLFGDEIRYKSLELIKHNMVHFIASDAHTTRGRAPKISKALETLKKEGIEDAYIDYLISNSQKVINGEDIEVIEPIKKKLSWFHKIKRRF